In a single window of the Streptomyces sp. HUAS ZL42 genome:
- a CDS encoding ABC transporter permease, whose protein sequence is MSVVPAEVLPGSARAAQASASGAAELGPRARMWPSLVAVYRAQLSRARVARIPLLFVATFQSIGILIMMRGVVDGGSEAEAVVAGSSVLVVAFVALNLLAQYFGQLRANGGLDHYATLPVPPAAVVLGAAGAYASFTVPGTVVTAVFGCVLFGLPLTHLWVLAAVIPLAGAALSGLGAALGLLAPRPELATLLGQLGMSAALLLGVLPADRMPEVVRLARDLLPSTYGVEAFARTFGAHPDWAFVVGDLAVCAGVGVASLAVATWAYRRAAVR, encoded by the coding sequence GTGAGTGTCGTACCCGCAGAGGTTCTGCCGGGCAGCGCCCGGGCCGCGCAGGCGTCGGCCTCGGGCGCGGCCGAGCTCGGACCGCGTGCGCGGATGTGGCCGTCGCTGGTCGCCGTGTACCGGGCGCAGCTCTCCCGGGCGCGGGTCGCGCGGATCCCGCTGCTGTTCGTGGCGACTTTCCAGTCGATCGGCATCCTGATCATGATGCGCGGGGTCGTGGACGGCGGGAGCGAGGCGGAGGCCGTCGTGGCCGGGTCCTCGGTGCTCGTCGTGGCCTTCGTCGCGCTGAACCTGCTCGCCCAGTATTTCGGGCAGCTGCGGGCGAACGGCGGCCTCGACCACTACGCCACGCTGCCCGTGCCGCCGGCGGCGGTGGTGCTCGGGGCGGCGGGCGCGTACGCGTCCTTCACGGTGCCGGGGACGGTGGTCACCGCCGTCTTCGGATGCGTGCTGTTCGGGCTGCCGCTGACGCATCTGTGGGTGCTGGCGGCGGTGATCCCGCTGGCGGGGGCCGCGCTGTCCGGGCTGGGCGCGGCGCTGGGGCTGCTGGCGCCCCGGCCGGAACTGGCCACGCTGCTCGGCCAGTTGGGCATGTCGGCGGCGCTGCTGCTCGGGGTGCTGCCGGCCGACCGGATGCCGGAGGTGGTGCGGCTCGCGCGCGATCTGCTGCCCTCGACGTACGGCGTCGAGGCCTTCGCGCGCACGTTCGGGGCGCATCCCGACTGGGCGTTCGTGGTCGGTGACCTCGCCGTGTGCGCCGGGGTCGGCGTCGCCTCGCTGGCCGTCGCCACCTGGGCCTACCGCCGGGCGGCCGTCCGGTGA
- the ybaK gene encoding Cys-tRNA(Pro) deacylase — translation MAKKSRKQQQPGGTPATVALTAAGVDYTVHAYDHDPGHPSYGEEAAEAMGVSPDRVFKTLVADVDGALTVAVVPVAGSLDLKALAAAVGGKRAAMADPALAERTTGYVRGGISPLGQRRKLPTVLDASASAHTTICVSAGRRGLEVELAPEDLTKLTNAVLAPIGRA, via the coding sequence ATGGCGAAGAAGTCCAGGAAACAGCAGCAGCCGGGCGGCACGCCCGCGACGGTGGCCCTGACGGCCGCGGGCGTGGACTACACGGTCCACGCCTACGACCACGACCCCGGCCACCCCTCCTACGGCGAGGAGGCGGCCGAGGCGATGGGCGTCTCTCCCGACCGGGTCTTCAAGACCCTGGTGGCGGACGTCGACGGGGCGCTGACGGTGGCCGTGGTCCCGGTGGCCGGCTCACTGGACCTGAAGGCGCTCGCGGCGGCCGTCGGCGGCAAGCGGGCGGCGATGGCCGACCCGGCCCTGGCGGAACGCACGACGGGCTACGTCCGCGGCGGCATCTCTCCCCTGGGCCAGCGCAGGAAGCTCCCCACGGTCCTCGACGCGTCGGCCTCCGCCCACACCACGATCTGCGTCTCGGCGGGCCGCCGCGGCCTGGAGGTCGAACTGGCCCCCGAGGACCTCACGAAACTCACGAACGCGGTCCTGGCCCCGATCGGCCGTGCGTGA
- a CDS encoding AAA family ATPase — MTAPLTPPPPPHEQPPHHAWPPSPGGYTGVASAPHDAVYEQDGPGMKTELREAAVVTVAVAVLGVLLGVLWKWLAPHVPLVGDVVNGNWVVYLSDSEGEQAVGVDGTFTLLALGFGVLSAFAVFLWRRRGGVPLVAALAVGGVLGSLLAWRVGVWLGPTQDVLAHAKQVGKGVTFSAPLKLGAKGALLAWSIAALVVHLGLTALFGPRDPEQYPSGPYGAPPT, encoded by the coding sequence GTGACCGCACCGCTGACTCCGCCCCCGCCGCCGCACGAACAGCCCCCGCACCACGCGTGGCCGCCTTCGCCCGGTGGGTACACGGGTGTGGCCTCCGCGCCCCATGACGCCGTGTACGAACAGGACGGTCCCGGGATGAAGACCGAGCTGCGGGAGGCCGCCGTGGTCACGGTGGCCGTGGCGGTCCTCGGTGTTCTGCTCGGGGTGCTCTGGAAGTGGCTGGCACCGCATGTGCCGCTGGTCGGGGACGTGGTGAACGGGAACTGGGTCGTCTACCTCTCGGACAGCGAGGGCGAACAGGCGGTGGGCGTCGACGGAACGTTCACTCTGCTGGCGCTGGGCTTCGGGGTCCTGAGCGCGTTCGCCGTGTTCCTGTGGCGCAGGCGTGGGGGAGTGCCGCTGGTCGCCGCGCTGGCCGTGGGCGGGGTGCTGGGCTCGTTGCTGGCGTGGCGGGTCGGGGTGTGGCTCGGGCCCACGCAGGATGTGCTGGCGCACGCGAAGCAGGTGGGCAAGGGCGTTACGTTTTCTGCCCCGTTGAAGCTGGGGGCGAAGGGGGCGTTGCTGGCGTGGTCCATCGCCGCGTTGGTGGTGCATCTGGGGCTCACGGCGTTGTTCGGGCCTCGGGATCCTGAGCAGTACCCTTCCGGGCCGTACGGGGCGCCGCCGACTTAG
- the dnaE gene encoding DNA polymerase III subunit alpha, with translation MSKPPFTHLHVHTQYSLLDGAARLKDMFNACTEMGMTHIAMSDHGNLHGAYDFYHSAKKAGITPIIGIEAYVAPESRRNKRKIQWGQPHQKRDDVSGSGGYTHKTIWAANATGLHNLFRLSSDAYAEGWLQKWPRMDKETIAQWSEGLIASTGCPSGELQTRLRLGQYDEAVKAAADYQDIFGKDRYFLELMDHGIEIERRVRDGLLDIGKKLGIPPLVTNDSHYTYAHEAGAHDALLCIQTGKNLSDPDRFKFDGTGYYLKSTDEMYAIDSSDAWQEGCRNTLLVAEQIDTTGMFEKRDLMPKFDIPEGYTEVSWFREETMRGMARRFPDGIPDDRMKQVEYEMDTIISMGFPGYFLVVADFIMWAKKQGIAVGPGRGSAAGSIVAYALGITDLDPIPHGLIFERFLNPERISMPDVDIDFDERRRVEVIRYVTEKYGADKVAMIGTYGTIKAKNAIKDSARVLGYPYAMGDRLTKAMPADVLGKGIPLSGITDPQHPRYSEAGEIRAMYENEPDVKKVIDTAKGVEGLVRQMGVHAAGVIMSSETITEHVPVWVRHTDGVTITQWDYPSCESLGLLKMDFLGLRNLTIMDDAVKMVKSNKGIDIDLLGLPLDDPTTFELLQRGDTLGVFQFDGGPMRSLLRLMKPDNFEDISAVSALYRPGPMGMNSHTNYALRKNKQQEITPIHKELEEPLEEVLAVTYGLIVYQEQVQKAAQIIAGYSLGEADILRRVMGKKKPDELAKNFTIFQAGARKNGYSDEAIQALWDVLVPFAGYAFNKAHSAAYGLVSYWTAYLKANHPAEYMAALLTSVKDDKDKSAVYLNECRRMGIKVLPPNVNESESNFAAQGDDVILFGLSAVRNVGTNVVEAIIRCRKAKGKYASFPDYLDKVEAVVCNKRTTESLIKAGAFDSMGHTRKGLTAQYEPMIDNVVAVKRKEAEGQFDLFGGMGEEDTSEPGFGLDVEFTTDEWDKTYLLAQEREMLGLYVSDHPLFGLEHVLSDKADAGIAQLTGGEHADGAVVTIGGIISGLQRKMTKQGNAWAIATVEDLAGSIECMFFPATYQLVSTQLVEDAVVFVKGRLDKREDVPRLVAMELMVPDLSNAGTNAPVILTIPAVKVTPPMVSRLGEILSHHKGDSEVRIKLQGPTKTTVLRLDRHRVKPDPALFGDLKVLLGPSCLAG, from the coding sequence GTGTCGAAGCCGCCGTTCACGCACCTGCACGTCCATACCCAGTACTCGCTGCTGGACGGTGCCGCGCGGCTCAAGGACATGTTCAACGCGTGTACCGAGATGGGCATGACCCACATCGCCATGTCCGACCACGGCAACCTCCACGGGGCGTACGACTTCTACCACTCGGCGAAGAAGGCCGGAATCACCCCGATCATCGGGATCGAGGCGTATGTCGCCCCCGAGTCCCGGCGCAACAAGCGCAAGATCCAGTGGGGTCAGCCGCACCAGAAGCGTGACGACGTGTCCGGTTCGGGTGGTTACACGCACAAGACGATCTGGGCGGCGAACGCGACCGGCCTGCACAACCTCTTCCGGCTCTCCTCGGACGCGTACGCCGAGGGCTGGCTGCAGAAATGGCCCCGCATGGACAAGGAGACCATCGCCCAGTGGTCCGAGGGGCTCATCGCCTCCACCGGCTGCCCCTCCGGCGAGCTCCAGACCCGGCTGCGCCTCGGCCAGTACGACGAAGCCGTGAAGGCCGCCGCCGACTACCAGGACATCTTCGGCAAGGACCGCTACTTCCTGGAGCTGATGGACCACGGCATCGAGATCGAGCGCCGGGTCCGCGACGGGCTCCTCGACATCGGCAAGAAGCTCGGCATCCCCCCGCTGGTCACCAACGACTCGCACTACACGTACGCGCACGAGGCGGGCGCGCACGACGCGCTGCTGTGCATCCAGACCGGCAAGAACCTCTCCGACCCCGACCGCTTCAAGTTCGACGGCACCGGCTACTACCTGAAGTCCACGGACGAGATGTACGCCATCGATTCCTCGGACGCCTGGCAGGAGGGCTGCCGCAACACGCTCCTGGTCGCCGAGCAGATCGACACCACGGGCATGTTCGAGAAGCGCGACCTGATGCCCAAGTTCGACATCCCCGAGGGCTACACCGAGGTCAGCTGGTTCCGCGAGGAGACCATGCGGGGGATGGCCCGCCGCTTCCCGGACGGCATCCCGGACGACCGCATGAAGCAGGTCGAGTACGAGATGGACACCATCATCTCGATGGGCTTCCCGGGGTACTTCCTCGTCGTCGCCGACTTCATCATGTGGGCCAAGAAGCAGGGCATCGCGGTCGGCCCCGGCCGAGGCTCCGCCGCGGGCTCGATCGTGGCCTACGCCCTCGGCATCACCGACCTCGACCCGATCCCGCACGGCCTGATCTTCGAGCGCTTCCTCAACCCCGAGCGCATCTCGATGCCCGACGTCGACATCGACTTCGACGAGCGCCGGCGCGTCGAGGTCATCAGGTACGTGACGGAGAAGTACGGCGCCGACAAGGTCGCCATGATCGGCACGTACGGCACCATCAAGGCCAAGAACGCGATCAAGGACTCCGCGCGCGTCCTGGGCTACCCGTACGCGATGGGCGACCGCCTCACCAAGGCCATGCCCGCCGACGTCCTCGGCAAGGGCATCCCGCTCTCCGGCATCACCGACCCGCAGCACCCGCGGTACAGCGAGGCGGGCGAGATCCGCGCGATGTACGAGAACGAGCCGGACGTGAAGAAGGTCATCGACACCGCCAAGGGCGTCGAGGGCCTGGTCCGGCAGATGGGTGTGCACGCCGCCGGCGTGATCATGTCCAGCGAGACCATCACCGAGCACGTGCCCGTCTGGGTCCGGCACACCGACGGCGTGACCATCACGCAGTGGGACTATCCGAGCTGCGAGTCGCTCGGCCTGCTGAAGATGGACTTCCTCGGCCTGCGCAACCTGACGATCATGGACGACGCCGTCAAGATGGTGAAGTCCAACAAGGGGATCGACATCGATCTCCTCGGCCTCCCGCTGGACGACCCCACGACGTTCGAACTGCTCCAGCGTGGCGACACCCTCGGCGTCTTCCAGTTCGACGGCGGCCCCATGCGCTCGCTGCTGCGCCTGATGAAGCCGGACAACTTCGAAGACATCTCCGCCGTTTCGGCCCTGTACCGCCCGGGCCCGATGGGCATGAACTCCCATACGAACTACGCGCTGCGCAAGAACAAGCAGCAGGAGATCACGCCGATCCACAAGGAGCTGGAGGAGCCCCTCGAAGAGGTCCTGGCCGTCACCTACGGCCTGATCGTCTACCAGGAGCAGGTGCAGAAGGCCGCCCAGATCATCGCCGGGTACTCGCTCGGCGAGGCCGACATCCTCCGGCGCGTCATGGGCAAGAAGAAGCCCGACGAACTGGCGAAGAACTTCACCATCTTCCAGGCCGGCGCCCGCAAGAACGGCTACAGCGACGAAGCGATCCAGGCCCTGTGGGACGTGCTGGTCCCCTTCGCCGGCTACGCGTTCAACAAGGCGCACTCGGCCGCCTACGGCCTCGTCTCGTACTGGACCGCCTACCTCAAGGCGAACCACCCCGCCGAGTACATGGCCGCGCTCCTGACCTCCGTCAAGGACGACAAGGACAAGTCGGCCGTCTACCTCAACGAGTGCCGTCGCATGGGCATCAAGGTGCTCCCGCCGAACGTCAACGAGTCCGAGTCGAACTTCGCCGCCCAGGGCGACGACGTGATCCTCTTCGGCCTCTCCGCAGTCCGCAACGTCGGCACGAACGTCGTCGAGGCGATCATCAGGTGCCGCAAGGCCAAGGGGAAGTACGCGTCCTTCCCGGACTACCTCGACAAGGTCGAGGCGGTGGTCTGCAACAAGCGGACGACGGAGTCGCTGATCAAGGCAGGCGCCTTCGACTCCATGGGGCACACCCGCAAGGGCCTCACCGCGCAGTACGAGCCGATGATCGACAACGTGGTCGCGGTCAAGCGCAAGGAGGCCGAGGGCCAGTTCGACCTCTTCGGCGGCATGGGCGAGGAGGACACCAGCGAGCCCGGGTTCGGACTCGACGTGGAGTTCACCACCGACGAGTGGGACAAGACGTATCTGCTCGCCCAGGAACGCGAGATGCTCGGTCTGTACGTCTCCGACCACCCGCTCTTCGGCCTGGAACACGTGCTGTCCGACAAGGCCGACGCGGGCATCGCCCAGCTCACCGGAGGTGAGCACGCCGACGGCGCGGTCGTCACCATCGGCGGCATCATCTCGGGGCTGCAGCGCAAGATGACCAAACAGGGCAACGCCTGGGCGATCGCCACGGTCGAGGACCTCGCCGGTTCCATCGAGTGCATGTTCTTCCCGGCGACCTACCAGCTGGTGTCGACCCAACTCGTCGAGGACGCGGTCGTGTTCGTCAAGGGCCGCCTCGACAAGCGCGAGGACGTGCCGCGGCTCGTCGCGATGGAGCTCATGGTCCCCGACCTGTCCAACGCCGGCACCAACGCGCCCGTGATCCTGACCATCCCGGCGGTCAAGGTCACCCCGCCGATGGTCAGCCGCCTCGGCGAGATCCTCAGCCACCACAAGGGCGACAGCGAGGTCCGGATCAAGCTCCAGGGACCGACCAAGACGACGGTGCTGCGCCTCGACCGGCACCGGGTGAAGCCGGATCCGGCCCTGTTCGGCGACCTGAAGGTACTGCTCGGACCGTCCTGTCTGGCGGGCTGA
- a CDS encoding NYN domain-containing protein, whose protein sequence is MDRCIVLVDAGYLLGAAASLLAGEPSRSRITVDHAALIQGLREQAESDTERPLLRIYWFDGAPDRVPQPEHRRLRVMPRVTVRLGALTRSDGRWAQKGVDAAMHAELTELARNRACSDVVLVTGDGDLLPGMMAAKEHGVAVHLWAVQAADGDYNQSEDLVAEADERRVLDRTWITKAVRAKELGGVCAPPPAPRPEIAAILSAPLPDSALAPASERPAEDREHTSAATAGENGTQERVPSPKGVPTPKDLAALRAHGAQAVQHPATATLRWSSDKGWVDRPGVAAEPAEATSMPTLAQLTSAEQRWADREEDITTVGGDPYEVGQVFARRWMERLGDQSHLQKLSGMYPRIPHRIDGELLRYAARFGLLAHKDDQIDEHDRYAIRAGFWREIDVRTAAEHAPAPEQ, encoded by the coding sequence GTGGACCGCTGCATCGTCCTGGTGGACGCCGGGTATCTGCTGGGGGCCGCCGCCAGTCTCCTCGCCGGGGAGCCCTCCCGGTCCCGGATCACCGTGGACCACGCCGCCCTCATCCAGGGACTGCGCGAGCAGGCCGAGTCGGACACCGAGCGCCCCCTGCTGCGCATCTACTGGTTCGACGGCGCCCCCGACCGCGTCCCGCAGCCCGAGCACCGCCGGCTGCGCGTGATGCCCCGGGTCACCGTCCGGCTCGGCGCCCTGACCCGCAGCGACGGACGCTGGGCCCAGAAGGGCGTGGACGCCGCGATGCACGCCGAGCTGACCGAGCTGGCCCGCAACCGCGCCTGCTCCGACGTCGTCCTCGTCACGGGCGACGGCGACCTGCTGCCGGGCATGATGGCCGCGAAGGAGCACGGCGTCGCCGTGCACCTGTGGGCCGTACAGGCCGCCGACGGCGACTACAACCAGTCCGAGGACCTGGTCGCGGAGGCCGACGAGCGGCGCGTCCTGGACCGTACGTGGATCACCAAGGCCGTACGCGCCAAGGAGCTCGGCGGGGTCTGCGCGCCGCCGCCGGCGCCCCGGCCCGAAATCGCCGCGATCCTCTCCGCGCCCCTGCCCGACTCCGCGCTCGCCCCGGCCTCCGAGCGGCCCGCCGAGGACCGCGAGCACACCTCCGCGGCCACCGCCGGGGAGAACGGCACGCAGGAGCGGGTCCCCTCGCCCAAGGGCGTGCCCACCCCCAAGGACCTGGCCGCCCTGCGCGCGCACGGCGCCCAGGCCGTCCAGCACCCCGCGACCGCGACCCTGCGCTGGTCCTCCGACAAGGGATGGGTCGACCGTCCGGGTGTCGCCGCGGAACCGGCCGAGGCCACCTCGATGCCCACGCTCGCGCAGCTGACCAGCGCGGAGCAGCGGTGGGCCGACCGGGAGGAGGACATCACCACGGTCGGCGGCGATCCGTACGAGGTGGGGCAGGTCTTCGCGCGGCGGTGGATGGAGCGGCTGGGCGACCAGAGCCATCTGCAGAAGCTGTCGGGGATGTATCCGCGGATTCCCCATCGCATCGACGGCGAGCTGCTCAGGTACGCGGCGCGGTTCGGGCTGCTCGCCCACAAGGACGACCAGATCGACGAGCACGACCGGTACGCGATCCGCGCGGGGTTCTGGCGGGAGATCGACGTGCGGACGGCGGCTGAGCACGCTCCGGCGCCAGAGCAGTGA
- a CDS encoding ABC transporter ATP-binding protein, with product MCAVRGLTKTYPAVRARRGAPGTPEVRATDDVGLDVRGGEIFGLLGPNGAGKSTLVRQLTGLMRPDAGSVEILGHDIVRHPERAARILAYLGQESTALDDLTVSLAAETTGRLRGLEVRRARAERDAVLDELGLTPIAGRPIRKLSGGQRRLACFASALVGERPLLVLDEPTTGMDPVARRAVWSAVDRRRAERGTTVLLVTHNVIEAETVLDRVAVLDKGRVIACDTPSGLKERVAGEVRVELVWRERAPLEVPEVAALRDRAVASGRRWTLRLAPEEARAIVATVTGGAAFAALDDFTLATPSLEDVYLALGGAARQGLVRA from the coding sequence GTGTGTGCCGTGCGCGGACTGACCAAGACGTATCCCGCGGTACGGGCGCGGCGCGGCGCTCCCGGAACGCCCGAGGTGCGGGCCACCGACGACGTGGGACTGGACGTCCGGGGGGGTGAGATCTTCGGGCTGCTCGGGCCGAACGGGGCCGGGAAGTCCACTCTCGTACGCCAGCTCACCGGGCTGATGCGGCCGGACGCGGGAAGCGTCGAGATCCTCGGGCACGACATCGTGCGCCACCCGGAGCGGGCGGCGCGGATCCTCGCCTACCTGGGGCAGGAGTCCACTGCCCTCGACGATCTGACCGTGTCGCTCGCCGCCGAGACCACCGGGCGGCTGCGCGGCCTGGAGGTGCGGCGGGCGCGGGCCGAGCGGGACGCCGTGCTCGACGAGCTGGGTCTCACGCCGATCGCGGGGCGGCCGATCAGGAAGCTGTCCGGCGGGCAGCGGCGGCTGGCCTGCTTCGCCTCCGCGCTGGTCGGGGAGCGCCCGCTGCTCGTGCTCGACGAGCCGACCACCGGGATGGACCCCGTGGCACGGCGGGCCGTGTGGTCCGCCGTGGACCGGCGGCGGGCCGAGCGCGGGACGACCGTGCTGCTCGTCACCCACAACGTCATCGAGGCCGAGACCGTGCTCGACCGGGTCGCCGTGCTGGACAAGGGGCGGGTCATCGCCTGCGACACCCCCTCCGGGCTGAAGGAGCGGGTCGCGGGCGAAGTGCGGGTCGAGCTGGTCTGGCGGGAGCGGGCTCCGCTGGAGGTGCCGGAGGTCGCCGCGCTGCGGGACCGAGCCGTCGCCTCCGGGCGCCGCTGGACGCTGCGGCTGGCCCCCGAGGAGGCCCGCGCGATCGTCGCCACCGTCACCGGCGGAGCCGCCTTCGCCGCGCTGGACGACTTCACCCTGGCCACGCCGAGCCTGGAGGACGTGTACCTGGCGCTGGGCGGCGCCGCACGACAGGGGCTGGTGAGGGCTTGA
- a CDS encoding LON peptidase substrate-binding domain-containing protein, producing the protein MTIARLPLFPLNSVLFPGLVLPLNVFEERYRAMMRELLKTPEEEPRRFAVVAIRDGHEVAPAEPGMPDQTALPQRGPAAGFGPDPIRAFHGVGCVADAATIRERADGTFEVLATGTTRVRLLSVDASGAFLTAELEELPEEQGEEAGPLAEGVLRAFRQYQKRLAGARERSLATGADLPDEPPVVSYLVAAAMMLDTPTKQRLLQAPDTASRLRDELKLLRSETAIIRNLPSLPASDLTRSPTSLN; encoded by the coding sequence GTGACCATCGCCCGTCTCCCGCTCTTCCCACTGAACTCGGTGTTGTTCCCGGGGCTAGTGCTCCCGCTCAACGTCTTCGAGGAGCGCTATCGCGCCATGATGCGCGAGTTGCTGAAGACTCCCGAAGAGGAGCCTCGCCGATTCGCCGTCGTGGCGATCCGCGACGGCCACGAGGTGGCGCCGGCCGAGCCGGGCATGCCCGACCAGACGGCGCTGCCCCAACGCGGTCCCGCGGCCGGCTTCGGCCCGGACCCGATCAGGGCGTTCCACGGCGTGGGCTGCGTGGCGGACGCGGCGACGATCCGGGAACGGGCCGACGGCACCTTCGAGGTGCTGGCGACCGGCACCACCCGGGTCCGGCTGCTGTCGGTGGACGCGTCGGGCGCGTTCCTGACCGCGGAGCTGGAGGAGCTCCCGGAGGAGCAGGGCGAAGAGGCGGGACCGCTGGCCGAGGGCGTACTGCGGGCCTTCCGCCAGTACCAGAAGCGTCTCGCGGGAGCGCGGGAGCGGTCGCTGGCGACCGGCGCGGACCTGCCGGACGAGCCGCCCGTGGTGTCGTACCTGGTGGCGGCCGCGATGATGCTGGACACTCCGACGAAGCAGCGTCTGCTGCAGGCCCCTGACACGGCCTCCCGTCTGCGCGACGAACTGAAACTGCTTCGCTCGGAGACGGCGATCATCCGTAATCTGCCGTCGTTGCCCGCGTCGGACCTGACGCGGAGCCCGACAAGTCTCAACTGA
- a CDS encoding oxidoreductase, translated as MSDGAGIRTEDLPDDLTAAEVGMWQAFRNGSVYDLSSGDTVVDDPHGGHPWGEGRTVRARIVAWLLLDGPPALAGRVSSLKLAGVQISGTLELAGGTVVPYVELKRCRFEREVLLPEARFTTVRLVDCSVPRLEAARVHTEGDLHLPRCRFHNGVRLTDAHIGTDLLLNQAIVYRDRSGRSIAADGMTVGQDLQAELLESHGELSLRSANIGVSLSLRGARLVNPYTRLALNAPQLTVERTLYLTPAGVGGQSLSGTTPARGTRIQRFECQGGIRLDDGRFGDAVDLERARFSFTEDQELSLRRVQTPELRFLGERPQRGKVVLSGARVVNLVDRASAWPGPGNLHMGGFSYENLVPQGPFPLTERLDWVAAATAEYNPEPYERLAAVLRAGGEDEDAREVLLAKQRRRRETLPPAAKFWGYVQDWTVAYGYRPGRAAVWMAVLWAAGSLTFTHAAHPPVNDSGHPPWNPALFALDLLLPVIDLGQVGQWQLRGGWQWLAAAMIVLGWILATTVAAGATRLLRRN; from the coding sequence GTGAGCGATGGTGCCGGCATCCGCACCGAGGACCTGCCGGACGACCTGACGGCCGCCGAGGTCGGCATGTGGCAGGCCTTCCGCAACGGCAGCGTGTACGACCTGAGCAGCGGGGACACGGTCGTCGACGATCCGCACGGCGGGCATCCGTGGGGCGAGGGGCGGACCGTACGGGCCCGCATCGTCGCCTGGCTGCTCCTCGACGGCCCGCCCGCGCTCGCCGGCCGCGTGTCGTCGCTGAAGCTCGCCGGCGTGCAGATCAGCGGCACGCTGGAGCTGGCGGGCGGCACGGTGGTGCCGTACGTCGAGCTGAAGCGCTGCCGCTTCGAGCGGGAGGTCCTGCTGCCGGAGGCCCGCTTCACCACCGTGCGGCTGGTGGACTGCTCGGTGCCCCGGCTGGAGGCCGCCCGCGTCCACACCGAGGGCGACCTCCATCTCCCCCGCTGCCGCTTCCACAACGGCGTACGGCTGACCGACGCGCACATCGGTACGGATCTGCTGCTCAACCAGGCGATCGTGTACCGGGACCGCAGCGGCCGCTCGATCGCCGCGGACGGCATGACCGTGGGGCAGGACCTGCAGGCGGAGCTTCTCGAGTCGCACGGCGAGCTGAGCCTGCGCAGCGCCAACATCGGCGTCTCGCTGAGTCTGCGCGGGGCGCGGCTGGTCAACCCGTACACGCGGCTCGCGCTGAACGCCCCGCAGCTGACCGTGGAGCGCACGCTGTACCTGACCCCGGCGGGCGTCGGCGGCCAGTCGCTGAGCGGGACGACCCCGGCTCGCGGGACGCGGATCCAGCGGTTCGAGTGCCAGGGCGGGATACGGCTGGACGACGGGCGGTTCGGGGACGCGGTCGACCTCGAGCGTGCCCGGTTCTCCTTCACCGAGGACCAGGAGCTGTCCCTGCGGCGCGTACAGACACCCGAGCTGCGCTTTCTCGGGGAGCGGCCGCAGCGCGGGAAGGTCGTGCTGTCCGGGGCGCGGGTCGTCAATCTCGTCGACCGGGCGAGCGCCTGGCCGGGTCCGGGCAACCTGCACATGGGCGGTTTCTCGTACGAGAACCTCGTACCGCAGGGACCGTTCCCGCTCACCGAGCGGCTGGACTGGGTGGCCGCGGCGACCGCCGAGTACAACCCGGAGCCGTACGAACGGCTGGCCGCCGTGCTGCGGGCCGGCGGCGAGGACGAGGACGCCCGCGAGGTGCTGCTCGCCAAGCAGCGCCGCCGCCGCGAGACCCTGCCGCCGGCCGCGAAGTTCTGGGGGTACGTGCAGGACTGGACGGTCGCCTACGGGTACCGCCCGGGCCGGGCCGCCGTGTGGATGGCGGTGCTGTGGGCGGCCGGCTCTCTGACCTTCACGCACGCCGCCCACCCCCCGGTGAACGATTCCGGGCATCCGCCCTGGAACCCGGCCCTGTTCGCCCTCGACCTGCTGCTGCCCGTCATAGATCTGGGCCAGGTCGGCCAGTGGCAACTGCGCGGCGGCTGGCAGTGGCTGGCCGCCGCGATGATCGTGCTGGGCTGGATCCTGGCGACGACGGTGGCGGCGGGGGCGACGCGGCTGCTGCGGCGGAACTAG